The following proteins are co-located in the Candidatus Phytoplasma asteris genome:
- the obgE gene encoding GTPase ObgE, producing the protein MHFVDEAFNEVFAGNGGHGIVAFRREKYVAFGGPAGGNGGNGGSVIFVGDKDETTLLKLKYQKHLKAPHGINGKNKGQNGANAPHLYVKVPLGTVFYTADNKFLGEILYDQQTLVIAKGGKGGKGNKALATFKNQAPSYAEKGDLGESFKIKTELKVLADIGLLGFPSVGKSSLISAISKAQPKVASYPFTTIKPHLGVVEVDGFRFVVSDLPGLIANAHLGCGMGIQFLKHIERCRVLVHILSMESANPYQDFQTLNQELSQYNPQLLLKKQIIVTNKMDLPDALQKLTLLKQQIKDQPIIPLSLVSFDNLETLKYEMSSLLQNTPLEVTPNKNNEFKLYTLPDNQNTISVIKESDSVFVVSGKQVETFFHRTDFNNEEAVKRFNRILKKIGMEEQLQKQGAKPGDQVKICDRLFDFL; encoded by the coding sequence TTGCATTTTGTTGACGAAGCCTTTAATGAAGTTTTTGCTGGCAATGGTGGTCATGGCATCGTTGCTTTTAGAAGAGAAAAATATGTAGCTTTTGGAGGACCTGCTGGTGGCAATGGTGGCAACGGCGGGTCTGTTATTTTTGTAGGCGACAAAGACGAGACTACCTTATTAAAATTAAAATATCAAAAACATCTTAAAGCACCACATGGAATAAATGGCAAAAATAAAGGTCAAAATGGAGCCAACGCCCCTCATCTTTATGTTAAAGTTCCTTTGGGGACAGTTTTTTATACTGCTGATAACAAGTTTTTAGGAGAGATTTTATACGATCAACAAACCTTAGTTATTGCTAAAGGCGGCAAAGGCGGCAAAGGTAATAAAGCATTAGCTACTTTTAAAAATCAAGCTCCAAGTTATGCTGAAAAAGGTGATTTAGGTGAAAGTTTTAAAATCAAAACAGAACTTAAAGTTTTAGCTGATATTGGTTTATTAGGTTTTCCAAGTGTTGGTAAATCCTCTCTTATTTCTGCTATTTCCAAAGCCCAACCCAAAGTTGCTTCCTATCCTTTTACCACAATTAAACCTCATTTAGGAGTTGTTGAAGTAGATGGTTTTCGTTTTGTAGTTTCTGACCTACCAGGACTAATTGCCAATGCTCATTTAGGTTGTGGTATGGGAATTCAATTTTTAAAACATATTGAAAGATGTCGTGTTTTAGTTCATATTTTAAGTATGGAAAGTGCCAATCCTTACCAAGATTTCCAAACTTTAAATCAAGAATTAAGTCAATACAATCCCCAATTATTACTTAAAAAACAAATTATTGTTACCAATAAAATGGATTTACCTGATGCTTTGCAAAAACTTACTCTTTTAAAACAACAAATCAAAGACCAACCAATTATCCCTCTTTCTTTAGTTTCTTTTGATAATTTAGAGACCTTAAAATATGAAATGAGCTCCCTTTTACAAAATACTCCCTTAGAAGTTACTCCAAACAAAAACAACGAATTTAAATTATACACCCTTCCCGATAATCAAAATACTATTTCTGTTATTAAAGAAAGTGATTCTGTTTTTGTTGTGTCTGGTAAGCAAGTAGAAACTTTTTTTCATCGTACTGATTTTAACAACGAAGAAGCTGTAAAAAGATTTAATAGAATATTGAAAAAAATAGGAATGGAAGAACAATTACAAAAACAAGGAGCCAAACCAGGAGATCAAGTTAAAATTTGTGATCGTTTGTTTGATTTTTTATAA
- a CDS encoding amino acid ABC transporter ATP-binding protein, with translation MQYLIEVKDLCKKFGDKEILKNINLKIKKQEIVTIIGFSGSGKSTLLRCFNLLEEPNSGQILIDNKNILDKGVKLSDLRTKVGMVFQSFNLFEGKTVLENCCLAPMKVLKLSKQEAQENALERLKELDLEALANQRVETLSGGQKQRVAIARVLCMKPEVILLDEPTSALDPESTLQVLQTLQKLSEKKINLIIVTHEMKFAQRVSDTIYFMEQGKILEKGTPKEIFETDKFPKSKAFFEDF, from the coding sequence ATGCAATATTTAATTGAAGTTAAAGATCTTTGTAAAAAGTTTGGCGATAAAGAGATTTTAAAAAATATTAATTTAAAAATTAAAAAACAAGAAATAGTAACTATTATTGGTTTTTCAGGTTCAGGTAAATCTACTTTATTAAGATGTTTTAATTTATTAGAAGAACCTAATTCTGGTCAAATTTTAATTGATAATAAAAATATCTTAGATAAAGGAGTAAAATTATCTGATCTAAGAACTAAAGTAGGAATGGTGTTTCAAAGTTTTAATTTATTTGAAGGAAAAACAGTATTAGAAAATTGTTGTTTAGCTCCGATGAAAGTATTAAAATTATCTAAACAAGAAGCTCAAGAAAATGCTTTAGAACGGTTAAAAGAACTAGATTTAGAAGCTCTTGCTAATCAAAGAGTAGAAACTCTTTCAGGGGGACAAAAACAACGTGTTGCTATTGCTAGAGTTTTATGTATGAAACCTGAAGTTATTCTTTTAGATGAACCAACTTCTGCCCTAGATCCTGAATCTACTTTGCAAGTATTACAAACTTTACAAAAATTATCAGAGAAAAAAATAAATCTTATTATTGTAACTCATGAAATGAAATTTGCTCAAAGAGTATCTGATACTATTTATTTTATGGAACAAGGTAAAATTCTTGAAAAAGGTACTCCGAAAGAAATTTTTGAAACTGATAAGTTTCCTAAATCTAAGGCTTTTTTTGAAGATTTTTGA
- the rpmA gene encoding 50S ribosomal protein L27, whose amino-acid sequence MLLQLQIQLFASKKGAGSTRNGRDSHSKRLGAKLSDGQFAKAGAIIYRQRGTKIHPGFNVGRGGDDTLFAKMSGIIKFEKKHGRKKVSVYMQ is encoded by the coding sequence ATGTTATTGCAATTACAAATCCAGTTATTTGCTTCTAAAAAAGGAGCAGGTTCTACTCGAAACGGTAGAGATTCTCATTCCAAAAGATTAGGTGCTAAACTTTCTGACGGTCAATTTGCCAAAGCAGGCGCTATTATTTATCGTCAAAGAGGAACCAAAATTCACCCTGGTTTTAATGTTGGTAGAGGTGGAGATGACACTTTATTTGCTAAAATGAGTGGCATTATTAAATTTGAAAAAAAGCATGGTCGTAAAAAAGTTTCTGTTTATATGCAATAA
- a CDS encoding Panacea domain-containing protein has protein sequence MNFVTRNTRIYISDCANYIIKRIDVNHMKLQKLLYYSYAAYLVKYKESLAVNLVEAWQKGPVFKRLYQKLKHYDKDEIIKDPVSKTFESKLNWERKQVMYFIISKYGWVDSGSLMRQSMREAPFDNYFEETPMYHFPKACYIPDEAIYHYFKDSSNWYVFPKYCPTCLQRM, from the coding sequence ATGAATTTTGTAACTAGAAATACTAGAATTTATATATCTGATTGTGCTAATTATATTATTAAAAGAATTGATGTTAATCATATGAAACTCCAAAAGCTACTTTACTATTCTTATGCTGCTTATTTAGTTAAATATAAAGAATCTTTGGCTGTTAATCTAGTAGAAGCATGGCAAAAAGGACCTGTTTTTAAAAGATTATATCAAAAACTTAAACATTATGACAAAGACGAAATTATTAAAGATCCTGTTTCTAAAACTTTTGAAAGTAAATTAAATTGGGAAAGAAAACAAGTAATGTATTTCATTATTTCCAAATATGGATGGGTAGATTCAGGATCTTTGATGAGGCAATCCATGAGAGAAGCTCCCTTTGATAATTATTTTGAAGAAACTCCAATGTATCATTTTCCCAAAGCCTGTTATATTCCTGATGAGGCAATATATCATTATTTTAAAGATTCTAGTAATTGGTATGTTTTTCCTAAATATTGTCCTACTTGTTTACAAAGGATGTAA
- the rpsT gene encoding 30S ribosomal protein S20, whose product MANIKQQKKRNKTNEKRRLQNVSFKSSVKTVVKQVKTAVANADKQKALSLLSVAYKKFDKGVSKRVYHANFSARNKSDLQKLVNTL is encoded by the coding sequence ATGGCTAATATTAAACAACAAAAAAAACGTAATAAAACTAATGAAAAACGTCGTTTGCAAAATGTTTCTTTTAAATCATCTGTAAAAACAGTGGTAAAACAAGTAAAAACTGCAGTTGCAAATGCTGATAAACAAAAAGCCTTATCTTTATTAAGTGTAGCTTATAAAAAATTTGATAAAGGGGTTTCTAAAAGAGTTTATCACGCTAACTTTTCTGCTAGAAACAAATCTGATTTACAAAAATTAGTAAATACCCTTTAA
- a CDS encoding rhodanese-related sulfurtransferase: MTQTSNSQYLVILYYQYAPIKDPQTFRDQHFKYCESLGLLGRIIVAQEGINGTLSGPEEQIHKYMDQLKQDPRFCNTVFKMETVEAHVFPRLSIKVKPELVNLSLQENFDLTKDKGAYLAPQEFLQALQEKDTLILDARNDYEYDLGHFRNAVNPNIRHFRDLPNWVKQNTHLLKDKKIVTYCTGGVRCEKFSTFLKKEGFDDVYQLEGGIISYGKHPETQGALWDGQMYVFDQRIAVPVNQKEHVIVGKDYFDGTPCERYINCSNPQCNKQILCHEHSEHKYLGACSDKCSNHPQNRYLKKHNNPNS; encoded by the coding sequence ATGACACAAACTTCTAACTCCCAATACTTAGTTATTTTATATTATCAATATGCTCCAATAAAAGACCCTCAAACTTTTAGAGACCAACATTTTAAATATTGTGAATCTCTAGGACTTTTAGGACGTATTATCGTTGCCCAAGAAGGTATAAACGGTACTTTGTCAGGTCCAGAAGAACAAATACATAAATACATGGATCAACTAAAACAAGATCCTCGTTTTTGCAACACCGTTTTTAAAATGGAAACTGTAGAGGCACACGTTTTCCCGCGTCTTTCTATTAAAGTTAAGCCCGAATTGGTTAATTTGAGTCTTCAAGAAAACTTTGATCTTACTAAGGACAAAGGTGCTTATTTAGCTCCTCAAGAATTTTTGCAAGCCTTGCAAGAAAAAGATACTTTAATTCTTGATGCTCGTAATGACTATGAATATGATTTAGGACACTTCAGAAATGCAGTTAATCCCAATATTAGACATTTTCGTGATTTGCCAAATTGGGTCAAACAAAACACCCATTTATTAAAAGATAAAAAAATCGTAACTTATTGTACTGGTGGTGTGCGTTGTGAAAAATTTAGCACTTTCTTAAAAAAAGAAGGTTTCGATGATGTCTATCAATTAGAAGGAGGCATCATTTCTTATGGCAAACACCCCGAAACTCAAGGTGCTTTGTGGGATGGTCAAATGTATGTATTTGATCAAAGAATAGCAGTTCCTGTTAATCAAAAAGAACATGTTATCGTTGGTAAAGACTATTTTGATGGCACTCCTTGTGAACGCTATATTAATTGCTCTAATCCTCAATGCAACAAACAAATTTTGTGCCACGAACATAGCGAACACAAATATTTAGGAGCTTGCAGTGATAAATGTAGCAACCATCCGCAAAATAGATATCTCAAAAAGCACAATAATCCAAACTCATAA
- a CDS encoding ABC transporter permease subunit, with translation MKYHLPTYKKPFYTSLLLAVYVFVFGFLLSLVLLAVKNKSTLCRTNNVFVKGVKQVGSKFVDKGQVEAAQSLGLNKKQTFYYVTFPQALKKSVPLVVAQFVTNIKACTFFVLIALIDMSFVTNDAMNVTGDLVAPFVILSFVYLVLIQFINMLSKYLEKKLNPALKTLVSA, from the coding sequence ATTAAATATCACTTACCAACTTATAAAAAACCTTTTTATACTTCTTTATTACTTGCTGTTTATGTTTTTGTTTTTGGATTCTTATTATCATTAGTTCTATTAGCAGTTAAAAATAAATCTACTCTTTGTAGAACAAATAATGTTTTTGTAAAAGGTGTTAAACAAGTAGGTTCTAAATTTGTAGATAAAGGACAAGTAGAAGCGGCTCAATCTTTAGGATTGAATAAAAAACAAACCTTCTATTATGTTACTTTCCCACAAGCATTAAAAAAATCAGTTCCTTTAGTAGTAGCACAATTTGTTACTAATATTAAAGCTTGTACTTTCTTCGTATTAATTGCATTAATTGATATGTCATTTGTTACAAATGATGCTATGAATGTTACAGGAGATTTAGTTGCTCCATTTGTAATACTTTCCTTTGTTTACTTAGTTTTAATTCAATTTATTAATATGTTAAGTAAATATTTAGAAAAAAAATTAAATCCTGCTTTAAAAACTTTAGTTAGTGCTTAA
- a CDS encoding IS3 family transposase has translation MIAFFHSYLKFPYYKLDVEEILETKNLIQSLEDRQRIQKGQSSPCTYLTSFFSSFKCECIYYGIPNPRTISKKVMIEAICKYMSYYNLERMHSSLNYATPDAFEKKYFKKLNE, from the coding sequence ATGATTGCATTTTTTCATTCTTATCTTAAATTTCCATATTATAAATTGGATGTTGAAGAAATTTTAGAAACCAAAAATTTAATTCAGAGTTTGGAAGATAGACAAAGGATTCAAAAAGGACAATCTTCTCCTTGTACTTATTTAACTTCTTTCTTTTCTTCTTTTAAATGTGAATGTATTTATTATGGCATTCCAAACCCTAGAACTATTAGTAAAAAAGTTATGATTGAAGCTATTTGTAAATATATGTCATATTATAATTTAGAAAGAATGCATTCATCACTTAATTATGCTACTCCTGATGCATTTGAAAAAAAATATTTTAAAAAGTTAAATGAATAA
- a CDS encoding ribosomal-processing cysteine protease Prp — MIRYCFYKEQKKITSIQVWGHALYAPKGFDIVCASVSTAIIVTLNALEKLQFQTDITYNLQDKLFELEVKTTQNTVLFTLLDNLEYTICNLAKQYPNNFKKTSQIQTRKRL; from the coding sequence ATGATTCGCTATTGTTTTTACAAAGAACAAAAAAAAATTACTAGTATTCAAGTTTGGGGGCACGCTTTATATGCTCCTAAAGGTTTTGATATTGTGTGTGCTTCGGTTTCTACTGCTATTATTGTAACTTTAAATGCTTTAGAAAAACTTCAATTCCAAACAGATATTACCTATAATCTACAAGATAAGTTGTTTGAATTAGAAGTGAAAACCACCCAAAATACTGTTCTTTTTACTTTGCTAGATAATTTAGAATACACTATCTGCAATTTAGCCAAACAATATCCCAATAATTTTAAAAAAACATCTCAAATTCAAACAAGAAAGAGGTTATAA
- a CDS encoding metal ABC transporter solute-binding protein, Zn/Mn family codes for MDFFIKHKQKIIIFLFATITTLILSIPFLSLTKDNNAKTASKDLQIVTTTTMLKDLVKHLVGDVAEEEQNEYQKIEGIQVDSLMGVGIDPHNYKTKLSDRKKIKEADLVVINGLHLEAKMAEAFPLLTNNSFTVVQLDETHTKVINQEGKEEEHIKEENIKRDEDTHGPDPHIWFDIDLWIKVLKQLKYKLKTVLKKDLRFSQRDIDNLKNNCDTYARKLKLLDTYVGKKFNELKGQFSSQGKTFILVTAHDAFSYLARKYDFELSPIQGISTQTEASISDIEELANKLVENQVKAIFVESAFPEGTLDSLKESVKSKGHNIKKSDEELYADALGSESEEPIEFESDKDKDGNSKPTKYKHSTYIGALLHNIHTIEKELKQ; via the coding sequence ATGGATTTTTTTATTAAACACAAACAAAAAATAATCATTTTTCTTTTTGCAACAATAACAACGCTGATTTTGTCTATTCCTTTTTTATCTTTGACAAAAGACAATAATGCCAAAACTGCTTCAAAAGATTTACAAATAGTAACGACTACTACCATGTTAAAAGATTTAGTCAAGCATTTAGTTGGTGATGTGGCAGAAGAAGAACAAAACGAATATCAAAAAATTGAAGGTATTCAAGTTGATTCTTTGATGGGAGTAGGAATTGATCCGCACAATTACAAAACCAAATTATCAGATCGCAAAAAAATTAAAGAAGCTGATTTAGTTGTGATTAATGGACTGCATTTGGAAGCTAAAATGGCAGAAGCCTTCCCCCTTTTAACGAATAATTCCTTTACCGTAGTGCAGTTAGATGAAACGCATACCAAAGTTATAAATCAAGAAGGTAAAGAGGAGGAGCACATTAAAGAAGAAAATATTAAGCGAGATGAAGATACTCATGGACCAGATCCTCATATTTGGTTTGATATAGATCTTTGGATTAAAGTTTTAAAACAATTAAAATACAAATTAAAAACAGTATTGAAAAAAGACCTACGTTTTAGCCAAAGGGATATTGATAATTTAAAAAATAATTGCGACACATATGCACGAAAATTAAAATTATTAGATACATATGTAGGCAAGAAATTTAACGAATTAAAAGGACAATTTTCTTCTCAAGGCAAAACATTTATTTTAGTTACTGCCCATGATGCTTTTTCTTATTTAGCTAGAAAATATGATTTTGAATTAAGTCCAATTCAAGGAATTTCTACCCAAACAGAAGCCAGTATCAGCGATATTGAAGAATTAGCTAATAAACTGGTTGAAAACCAAGTAAAAGCTATTTTTGTAGAAAGTGCTTTTCCAGAAGGAACGCTTGATTCTCTTAAAGAATCTGTAAAAAGTAAAGGTCATAATATTAAAAAAAGTGATGAAGAATTATACGCTGATGCTTTGGGTTCAGAAAGTGAAGAGCCAATAGAATTTGAATCCGACAAAGATAAAGACGGGAATTCCAAACCAACAAAATACAAACATTCCACCTATATTGGAGCTTTATTACACAACATTCATACAATAGAAAAAGAATTAAAACAATAA
- a CDS encoding ABC transporter substrate-binding protein/permease — translation MIQRKKEKYKITEYLKYTKYVLLFMFMIFWVWLHFSVGLFQRVNNSKKYLRVAVVADAAPNSLTIKSDKDTSKAHRTIQGEYISGFDIDLIDKIVKALPQEEKYEGCKFSLFDFDGMFTAVQNGSFDVAISSISITDKRKENFDFPIAYTLDNTGFLVRKDDARFKDLPKEVKYEDIKGILKDSKDPIKFLTLTGSVADKVIENIRSDLGNLLHITKSNPIDDAVMCAQSVKDKASDIFVTDSYITKYYASQNDELKHISIISDDARFTVSPTGLGIVVKKGNTKLITPINNAFKEVLKKEELVLEGYGLDVKGIIELTKELKEEQSKPTDKQDPNRIKTLEDKISKFKEITNKWLEQSLKELSQKQGLNWYQKVSLVLPDYATPLKTTLLLALDGVIVGFILAIVLTRIKSIKPNYQTQNPFIVVLIQSFLYLLDAILYIFKSIPVAAQMIIVHFGWRAYNPELNPMYSGIIVLLLNSAVSITNILLQNIKFLDKGQVEASLALGMTQRQTFFCVVFPQTLKRSLPFVVQQFIVNIKDSACFGGLVGLLDVAWKAKNQIVQTGSIAIPYAITACIYLVLITIANLFVKYLEKQKKGV, via the coding sequence ATGATTCAAAGGAAAAAAGAAAAATACAAAATTACTGAATATCTAAAATATACTAAATATGTTTTATTATTTATGTTTATGATTTTTTGGGTATGGCTTCATTTTAGTGTGGGGTTATTTCAAAGAGTTAATAATTCTAAGAAATATTTAAGAGTAGCTGTGGTAGCTGATGCAGCTCCTAATAGTTTGACTATTAAATCTGATAAAGATACAAGTAAAGCTCATAGAACTATTCAAGGTGAATATATTTCAGGATTTGATATAGATTTAATTGATAAAATAGTAAAAGCATTACCTCAAGAAGAAAAGTATGAAGGTTGTAAATTTAGTCTTTTTGATTTTGATGGGATGTTTACTGCTGTTCAAAATGGTTCATTTGATGTAGCTATTTCTTCTATTAGTATTACTGATAAAAGAAAAGAAAACTTTGATTTTCCTATTGCCTATACTTTGGATAATACAGGGTTTTTAGTAAGAAAAGATGATGCGCGTTTTAAAGATTTGCCAAAAGAAGTAAAATATGAAGATATAAAAGGTATATTAAAAGATTCCAAAGACCCAATTAAATTTTTAACTCTTACTGGTTCTGTGGCTGATAAAGTTATTGAAAATATTAGATCAGATTTAGGAAATTTATTACACATTACTAAATCCAATCCTATTGATGATGCTGTTATGTGTGCTCAAAGCGTTAAAGATAAAGCTTCTGATATTTTTGTAACTGATAGTTATATTACTAAATATTATGCTTCGCAAAATGATGAATTAAAACATATATCAATTATATCTGATGATGCTCGTTTTACTGTTTCTCCTACAGGTTTAGGAATTGTAGTTAAAAAAGGTAATACAAAATTAATTACTCCAATTAATAATGCTTTTAAAGAAGTTTTAAAAAAAGAAGAACTTGTTCTAGAGGGTTATGGTTTAGATGTTAAAGGTATAATTGAGTTAACCAAAGAATTAAAAGAAGAACAATCAAAACCAACTGACAAACAAGACCCAAATAGAATAAAAACTTTAGAAGACAAAATATCTAAATTTAAAGAAATAACTAATAAATGGTTAGAACAATCTTTAAAAGAGTTAAGTCAAAAACAAGGATTAAATTGGTATCAAAAAGTATCTCTTGTTTTACCTGATTATGCCACACCTTTAAAAACTACTTTATTACTTGCATTAGATGGAGTTATTGTAGGTTTTATCTTAGCTATTGTTTTAACAAGGATTAAAAGTATTAAACCTAATTATCAAACACAAAATCCCTTTATTGTAGTGTTAATACAAAGTTTTCTTTACTTGCTTGATGCAATACTTTATATTTTTAAATCAATTCCAGTAGCAGCTCAAATGATTATAGTTCATTTTGGTTGGAGAGCTTATAATCCTGAATTAAATCCGATGTATTCAGGTATTATAGTGTTATTATTAAATTCAGCAGTTAGTATTACAAATATTTTATTACAAAATATTAAGTTTTTAGATAAAGGACAAGTAGAAGCTTCTCTAGCTTTAGGAATGACTCAAAGACAAACATTTTTTTGTGTTGTTTTCCCCCAAACGCTTAAAAGATCACTTCCTTTTGTAGTACAACAATTTATTGTAAATATTAAAGATAGTGCTTGTTTTGGTGGTTTGGTTGGTCTGTTAGATGTAGCATGGAAAGCCAAAAATCAAATTGTTCAAACAGGAAGCATTGCTATTCCTTATGCTATTACTGCTTGTATTTATTTAGTGTTAATTACGATTGCTAATTTATTTGTTAAATATTTAGAAAAACAAAAAAAAGGAGTTTAG
- the rplU gene encoding 50S ribosomal protein L21 produces MFAIIKTGGKQFRVSEGQEIYVEKLNVEPETTYQFQEVLAVGGSNPVLGTPFVKDAKVTAQVIKHDRAKKIIVFKYKKRKKYRCKQGHRQSYTKLLITKITV; encoded by the coding sequence ATGTTTGCAATCATCAAAACTGGGGGAAAACAATTTCGTGTTTCTGAAGGACAAGAAATTTATGTTGAAAAACTAAATGTTGAGCCAGAAACAACTTATCAATTTCAAGAAGTTTTAGCTGTTGGTGGCTCCAATCCTGTTTTAGGCACCCCTTTTGTTAAAGACGCTAAAGTAACAGCTCAAGTAATCAAGCACGACCGCGCTAAAAAAATTATTGTGTTTAAGTATAAAAAACGTAAAAAATATCGTTGTAAACAAGGACACAGACAATCCTATACTAAACTTTTGATTACTAAAATCACTGTTTAA
- the serS gene encoding serine--tRNA ligase, which yields MLDLNFVVQNLPSVIAKLEKRQQNFAYLNKLPLLAQQRKSLLLEIQDLRSQKNQSAKKVAQKANDKEDITLVLQDTNFLRDDLQKLEQNLKLKEQEIFDILSITPNLPHDSLPIGTNDKDNKELYCEGQIRTFAFTPKDHVYLGEKLDILDFKKASKISGSGFVVCKGLGARLERVLIQFMMDLHSKKGYQEIIPPYIINEKSMFATGQLPKFEDEVYKLYNSKNNWYLNPTAEVPTINLHREEIFKPDTLPIKYVAYTTAFRQEAGSAGKDTRGIFRQHQFNKVELIQFCHPQNSYECLDQMLKDSEEVLKLLKLPYRVVLLSTGDLGFSMAKTYDLEVFLPSYNCYREIGSISNSCDFQARRANIKMKNPANNKNEYVHILNGSGLAVGRTVIAILENYQNQDGTITVPEVLQPYLGTDIIK from the coding sequence ATGTTAGATCTGAATTTTGTAGTCCAAAATCTGCCATCTGTTATTGCAAAATTAGAAAAAAGGCAACAAAATTTTGCTTATTTAAATAAATTGCCTCTTTTAGCACAACAAAGAAAATCTTTACTTTTGGAAATACAGGATTTAAGAAGTCAAAAAAATCAATCAGCTAAAAAAGTTGCCCAAAAAGCTAACGACAAAGAAGATATTACTCTTGTTTTGCAAGACACTAATTTTTTGCGTGATGATTTACAAAAACTAGAACAAAATTTAAAACTAAAAGAACAAGAAATTTTTGATATTTTAAGCATTACCCCCAATTTACCACACGATTCTTTACCAATTGGCACAAACGATAAGGACAATAAGGAATTGTATTGCGAAGGACAAATAAGAACTTTTGCATTTACGCCCAAAGACCATGTTTATTTAGGTGAAAAATTAGATATTCTCGACTTTAAAAAGGCTTCTAAAATTTCTGGTAGTGGATTTGTTGTTTGCAAAGGGCTAGGAGCACGCCTCGAAAGAGTCTTAATTCAATTTATGATGGATCTTCATAGTAAAAAAGGTTATCAAGAAATTATTCCTCCTTATATTATCAATGAAAAATCCATGTTTGCAACAGGTCAATTACCCAAGTTTGAAGATGAAGTCTACAAACTTTACAACTCCAAAAATAATTGGTATCTAAATCCTACAGCAGAAGTTCCTACTATTAATTTGCATCGTGAAGAAATTTTTAAACCAGACACACTTCCCATTAAATACGTCGCCTACACTACTGCTTTTCGCCAAGAAGCAGGCTCAGCTGGCAAAGATACTAGAGGAATTTTCAGACAACATCAATTTAATAAAGTAGAATTAATCCAGTTTTGCCATCCCCAAAATTCTTATGAATGTCTAGACCAAATGTTAAAAGATTCCGAAGAAGTGCTAAAACTGCTCAAACTTCCTTATCGTGTTGTTTTACTTTCTACTGGGGATTTGGGTTTTAGTATGGCAAAAACTTATGATTTAGAAGTTTTTTTACCCAGCTATAATTGTTATCGTGAAATTGGTTCTATCAGTAATTCTTGCGATTTCCAAGCAAGACGCGCCAATATTAAAATGAAAAATCCTGCAAATAATAAAAATGAATACGTTCATATTCTAAACGGTTCAGGTTTGGCTGTTGGAAGAACTGTCATTGCTATTTTGGAAAATTATCAAAACCAAGATGGTACTATTACAGTTCCTGAAGTTTTACAGCCTTATTTAGGAACCGATATTATCAAGTAA